One Helianthus annuus cultivar XRQ/B chromosome 12, HanXRQr2.0-SUNRISE, whole genome shotgun sequence genomic region harbors:
- the LOC110894943 gene encoding uncharacterized protein LOC110894943, giving the protein MKEQTDDLLLSVKESTVTVDSTSTDVKIDDTMVDVVTADVKEDLDRETVTRDQVMEDVAVVKEVSDDRVESIVGNSEKVEVVVSEESVEVVKEVIESDCDDKKSGIGSVVGGSKTVMEVVAVVKEKVEVVVTEEVVNEVVRENVATVNGSDGDDQKSGNGTERLGSEVIQENVDCDDQKPGNGPVVGDSKMASEPLSRELEDVEVSESVVVVADGDDVDNKNGLAVVVEEGLVGKDKAEDDVNNQSSLAEVVDGGMDQKSGNVPERLGSEVIQENVDCDDQKPGNGPVVGDSKMDSEPLSREPEDVEVSESVVVAVADGDDVDNKNGLVVVVEEGLVGKDKAEDDVNNQSSLAEVVDGGMGEDNVHVRTTNTENEDGVEQTNKESFQSTVEATTDGAQKSGNGDSKLAIETHDSTKVPESEDSKMDVENAAEDFDKKAEVDQMSKEENIQSIEVGTDNVSKSKDSKMDDEPQVTEEEIAVKDKTEDLEKGSVQEVADGDHVMDEMTVKDDALSSSKISHAVTLASLGLEDVDVVVVDEGSEEKHEAQDSVSVELSLVCPDNQSLSTEVVNAGTCEVDQKVEVDSTSKDDATIVNDEGAVCSKADEVTTAHTELDSHVQVSTDGGILIENQSMKENDVTDKIQENQDSTVGVPSTGEPQTYGTHGVLPTNTEFSYEEAQMDRGEDAGMDIDEVLGWKDELPSVHEGEQSMDPTNIPNVEKQETELFEHNHVSLKQSHYFHPPEHEGEFSVSDLVWGKVRSHPWWPGQIFDPSVASEDAMKYHKKDCFLVAYFGDRTFGWNDSTALKPFREYFSQIERDMHSEDFDKAVHCALVEVSRRVELGLTCSCIPPDIYENIKCQIVENSGIKQESSRIQSLDKSASVNSFEPDKLVDYVRLLATVPHGESDKMELTMAKAQLSSYGRFKGHRQLAEFQLCGDLLEAEQIINETYSEDGSKKRKAVDSISDGLEKRPTLHAETVAAQDPMKAHSFVNPNIGGHHVVVYEHEKPPVKPARRSNKKRFFSSNHEIEANEQSELIKRRQHNLATEVLMKFAEGSYFPSEIQLNKMFRRFGPLMESETEVDRQSGWARVVFKKCSDAEIAHSSAGTFNIFGSVSVHYELNYTPLISYKPLPLPLTEDPPHAS; this is encoded by the exons ATGAAAGAACAAACGGATGATCTGTTGTTGAGTGTTAAGGAGTCTACTGTCACTGTTGATTCTACTTCAACTGATGTGAAAATTGATGATACGATGGTGGATGTTGTAACTGCTGATGTGAAAGAGGACTTAGACAGAGAAACAGTGACTCGCGATCAGGTTATGGAAGATGTTGCTGTGGTTAAAGAAGTTAGTGATGATCGGGTTGAAAGTATAGTTGGAAATTCGGAGAAAGTTGAGGTGGTGGTGAGTGAGGAGAGTGTGGAGGTAGTTAAAGAGGTTATTGAGTCGGATTGTGATGATAAGAAGTCTGGAATTGGGTCGGTGGTTGGTGGTTCTAAAACGGTTATGGAAGTTGTTGCTGTGGTTAAAGAGAAAGTTGAGGTGGTGGTGACTGAGGAGGTGGTTAATGAGGTTGTTCGAGAGAATGTGGCGACTGTGAACGGGTCGGATGGTGATGATCAGAAGTCTGGAAACGGGACTGAACGGTTAGGTAGTGAGGTTATTCAAGAGAATGTGGATTGTGATGATCAGAAGCCTGGAAACGGGCCTGTGGTAGGGGATTCGAAAATGGCTTCTGAACCGTTAAGTAGAGAGCTTGAAGACGTTGAGGTGAGCGAATCTGTTGTAGTAGTGGCTGATGGAGATGATGTTGATAATAAAAATGGTCTTGCGGTAGTGGTAGAGGAGGGTTTAGTCGGAAAAGATAAAGCTGAAGATGATGTTAATAATCAAAGTTCGTTGGCCGAGGTGGTTGATGGAGGAATGGATCAGAAGTCTGGAAACGTGCCTGAGCGGTTAGGTAGTGAGGTTATTCAAGAGAATGTGGATTGTGATGATCAGAAGCCTGGAAATGGGCCTGTGGTAGGGGATTCGAAAATGGATTCTGAACCGTTAAGTAGAGAGCCTGAAGACGTTGAGGTGAGCGAATCTGTTGTAGTGGCTGTGGCTGATGGAGATGATGTTGATAATAAAAATGGTCTTGTGGTAGTGGTAGAGGAGGGTTTAGTCGGAAAAGATAAAGCTGAAGATGATGTTAATAATCAAAGTTCATTGGCCGAGGTGGTTGATGGGGGAATGGGTGAAGATAATGTCCATGTACGCACTACAAACACAGAGAATGAAGACGGAGTTGAGCAAACAAACAAGGAGAGTTTTCAGTCAACAGTTGAAGCTACAACGGATGGTGCTCAAAAATCTGGAAATGGTGATTCCAAATTGGCTATTGAGACTCACGATTCCACGAAGGTTCCGGAGTCTGAAGATTCCAAGATGGATGTTGAAAATGCTGCTGAAGATTTTGATAAGAAAGCTGAAGTTGATCAAATGAGCAAAGAAGAAAACATACAATCAATAGAAGTTGGAACAGATAATGTTTCAAAATCTAAAGATTCTAAGATGGATGACGAACCTCAAGTTACTGAAGAAGAAATTGCTGTAAAAGATAAAACTGAGGATCTAGAAAAAGGTTCTGTTCAAGAAGTGGCTGACGGAGATCATGTGATGGATGAAATGACTGTAAAAGATGATGCTTTAAgttcatcaaagatttcacatGCAGTGACTTTGGCTAGTCTCGGATTGGAGGACGTTGATGTGGTGGTTGTAGATGAGGGTTCGGAAGAGAAACATGAAGCTCAAGATAGTGTTTCTGTTGAACTTAGTTTGGTTTGTCCTGATAATCAAAGTTTATCGACTGAGGTAGTTAATGCAGGAACATGTGAAGTTGACCAGAAAGTTGAAGTTGACTCGACAAGTAAAGACGATGCAACAATAGTAAATGATGAAGGTGCTGTATGCAGTAAAGCTGATGAAGTAACAACTGCTCATACGGAACTGGATTCCCATGTGCAAGTTTCAACTGATGGTGGGATTTTGATCGAAAATCAGAGCATGAAAGAAAATGATGTAACAGATAAaattcaagaaaatcaagatTCCACAGTAGGTGTTCCAAGCACCGGTGAGCCCCAAACTTACGGCACACATGGTGTTTTACCTACAAATACAGAGTTTTCATATGAAGAAGCTCAGATGGATAGAGGAGAGGACGCAGGGATGGACATAGATGAAGTACTCGGTTGGAAAGATGAATTACCGTCCGTGCATGAAGGTGAGCAAAGCATGGACCCCACTAATATCCCAAACGTTGAAAAGCAAGAAAcagagttatttgagcataatcACGTTTCATTGAAGCAATCACATTATTTCCATCCACCTGAACATGAAGGTGAGTTCTCGGTTTCAGATCTGGTGTGGGGTAAAGTTAGGAGCCATCCTTGGTGGCCGGGGCAAATATTTGATCCTTCTGTTGCATCAGAAGACGCAATGAAGTATCACAAAAAAGATTGTTTTTTGGTAGCTTATTTTGGAGACCGAACTTTTGGTTGGAACGATTCAACAGCCTTGAAGCCGTTTCGGGAATATTTTTCTCAAATAGAAAGAGACATGCATTCCGAAGATTTTGATAAGGCCGTTCATTGTGCTTTGGTAGAAGTGTCGAGGCGGGTAGAATTAGGACTCACGTGCTCCTGCATTCCTCCTGACATCTATGAAAATATTAAATGTCAGATTGTAGAAAATTCAGGAATCAAGCAAGAATCAAGTAGAATACAAAGTTTGGACAAATCTGCAAGTGTAAACTCGTTTGAGCCTGATAAACTTGTGGATTATGTGAGACTACTTGCAACGGTTCCACATGGTGAAAGTGATAAAATGGAACTCACAATGGCTAAGGCTCAGTTATCATCGTATGGTCGGTTTAAAGGGCACCGCCAGCTTGCCGAGTTTCAGTTATGTGGAGATTTGTTGGAAGCTGAACAAATTATAAATGAAACATATTCTGAAGATGGTTCGAAAAAACGAAAGGCTGTTGATTCCATTTCTGACGGTTTAGAGAAACGACCAACTCTGCATGCAGAAACAGTAGCGGCACAGGATCCAATGAAAGCACACAGTTTTGTGAATCCCAATATAGGTGGACATCATGTTGTTGTTTATGAACATGAAAAACCACCTGTGAAACCGGCGCGCAGATCAAACAAAAAGCGGTTTTTTAGTAGTAATCATGAAATAGAGGCGAACGAACAATCAGAGCTTATAAAGAGGAGGCAGCACAATTTGGCGACAGAAGTTTTGATGAAGTTTGCTGAAGGAAGTTACTTTCCTTCAGAAATACAATTAAATAAAATGTTTAGACGGTTCGGGCCGTTAATGGAGTCAGAAACTGAAGTCGATAGGCAGAGTGGTTGGGCTCGAGTGGTGTTTAAAAAGTGTTCTGATGCGGAAATTGCCCATAGTAGTGCTGGAACATTCAACATCTTTGGTTCCGTCAGTGTACATTATGAGCTTAATTACACACCATTGATCTCATATAAGCCATTACCCCTTCCATTGACAGAAGATCCACCACATGCAAG CTGA
- the LOC110894944 gene encoding uncharacterized protein LOC110894944: MKEQTDDLLLNVKKSTVTVDSTSTDVKIDDVMVDVVSDVSVDDHGVSRVDLEGSERKTVTHDKVTEDSDDRVVNLEKVEVVVSEEGVKGSVEVVRENVETANGSDCDDQKPGNGSVNGDSKVVFESSSKEVEAGGGDVEVRELVVVVADGDHVVEEKTQKETEVLDSLKIPESTENEDGVDQTNIESLQATVEATTNDAKKSGNGDSKVAVEIQDSRKIPESEDSKMDDENVVENLDQKAEVKQMSKDESSQPTIEVRTDSVSEDSKMDDKSQIFEGEIAVKDIKEDSERSLTKETAEQPTRSVEEVAEGDHVMDVKTVNSSKISHAVTMASLGLEDDDVVVVDEVLEGKKEARDSVSVELSLACPDCQSLSAEVVNAGTCEVDQKVEVDSTIVNDEVAACSKADDVTTTHTEPDSHVQVFTDGGILIENQSMKDNDVVDSSKPDEVAYTEPESSIDKMTPSFANKVVETDMKPATIGGDLNNIQEHQDSAVGVPSTGEPQTYDTHVVLPANTEFSYEEAQMDRGEDAGMDIDEVLAWKDEIPSVQEDEQKADPTNLSHVEKQETESSRIQGIDKSASVNSFEPDKLVDYVRLLATVQYGEGDKTELTMAKAQLSSYDRFKGHRQLAEFQLFGDLLEAEQVIKDETYSEDGSKKRKALDFISDGLEKRPTLHTETVAADHLAGNNVSVQNPGPTQMGNEADMLSQLHLAAQDPMKGHNFVNTIIPLFKGHRAAVLSKSRKRKTSNENESDEFEFVDVNDSYWTDRIIQNHPEEQALQENLNGGGVHQMVAYEQEKPPVKPARRSNKKRFFSSNHELEANEQSELIKRRQQNLATEVLMRFADGSYFPSEIHLNKMFRRFGPLMESETEVDRQSGRARVVFKKCSDAEIAHSSAGTFNIFGSIGVHYELNYTPLISYKPLPLPLTQGQDQPHAR; this comes from the exons ATGAAAGAACAAACGGATGATCTGTTGTTGAATGTTAAGAAGTCTACTGTCACTGTTGATTCTACTTCAACTGATGTGAAAATTGATGATGTGATGGTAGATGTTGTCAGTGATGTGAGTGTTGATGATCATGGTGTTAGTAGGGTTGATTTGGAGGGATCCGAGAGAAAAACAGTGACTCACGATAAGGTTAcggaagatagtgatgatcgggTTGTAAATTTGGAGAAAGTTGAGGTGGTGGTGAGTGAGGAGGGTGTGAAGGGAAGTGTAGAGGTTGTTCGAGAGAATGTGGAGACTGCGAACGGGTCGGATTGTGACGATCAGAAGCCTGGAAATGGGTCGGTTAATGGAGATTCTAAAGTGGTTTTTGAATCGTCAAGTAAAGAGGTTGAAGCTGGTGGAGGAGACGTTGAGGTGAGGGAATTGGTTGTGGTAGTGGCTGATGGAGATCATGTGGTGGAAGAGAAAACTCAAAAGGAGACCGAGGTTTTAGATTCTTTAAAGATTCCGGAGTCAACAGAGAATGAAGATGGAGTTGACCAAACAAACATAGAGAGTTTACAGGCAACAGTTGAAGCTACAACAAATGATGCTAAAAAATCTGGAAATGGTGATTCCAAAGTGGCTGTTGAGATTCAAGATTCCAGAAAGATTCCGGAGTCTGAAGATTCCAAGATGGATGATGAAAATGTTGTTGAAAATTTGGATCAGAAAGCTGAAGTTAAACAAATGAGCAAAGACGAAAGTTCACAACCAACAATAGAAGTTAGAACAGATAGTGTTTCTGAAGATTCTAAGATGGATGATAAATCTCAAATTTTTGAAGGAGAAATTGCAGTAAAAGATATAAAGGAGGATTCGGAAAGAAGCTTGACGAAGGAGACCGCTGAACAACCTACAAGGTCGGTTGAAGAAGTGGCTGAAGGAGATCATGTGATGGATGTTAAGACTGTAaattcatcaaagatttcacatGCAGTTACTATGGCTAGTCTTGGATTAGAGGACGATGATGTGGTGGTTGTAGATGAGGTTTTAGAAGGGAAAAAGGAAGCTCGAGATAGTGTTTCTGTGGAACTGAGTTTGGCTTGTCCTGATTGTCAAAGTTTATCAGCTGAGGTAGTTAATGCAGGAACATGTGAAGTTGACCAGAAAGTTGAAGTTGACTCAACAATAGTAAATGATGAAGTTGCTGCATGCAGTAAAGCTGATGATGTGACAACTACTCATACGGAACCGGATTCCCATGTGCAAGTTTTTACTGACGGTGGGATTTTGATCGAAAATCAGAGCATGAAGGACAATGATGTGGTAGATAGCTCTAAACCTGATGAAGTTGCATACACTGAACCAGAATCCTCTATCGATAAGATGACACCTAGCTTTGCTAATAAAGTTGTAGAAACAGACATGAAGCCTGCAACTATTGGTGGTGATTTAAATAATATTCAAGAACATCAAGATTCCGCAGTAGGAGTTCCAAGCACCGGTGAGCCCCAAACTTATGACACACATGTTGTTTTACCTGCAAACACAGAGTTTTCATATGAAGAAGCTCAGATGGATAGAGGAGAGGATGCAGGGATGGACATTGATGAAGTACTCGCATGGAAAGATGAAATACCATCTGTACAAGAAGACGAGCAAAAGGCGGACCCCACTAATCTTTCACATGTTGAAAAGCAAGAAACAGAATCAAGTAGAATACAAGGTATAGACAAATCTGCAAGTGTAAACTCGTTTGAGCCCGATAAACTTGTGGACTATGTGAGACTGCTTGCAACGGTTCAATATGGTGAAGGTGATAAAACGGAACTCACAATGGCTAAGGCTCAGTTATCATCGTATGATCGGTTTAAAGGGCATCGTCAACTGGCCGAGTTTCAGTTATTTGGAGATTTGTTGGAAGCTGAACAAGTAATTAAAGATGAAACATATTCCGAAGATGGTTCGAAAAAACGAAAGGCTCTTGATTTCATATCTGATGGTTTAGAGAAACGACCGACTCTGCATACAGAAACAGTGGCGGCTGATCACTTAGCCGGAAACAATGTTTCTGTTCAAAATCCGGGACCCACCCAAATGGGCAATGAAGCAGATATGCTATCACAACTTCACTTGGCTGCACAGGATCCAATGAAGGGACACAATTTTGTAAATACCATAATCCCGCTTTTTAAAGGTCACCGAGCAGCTGTTTTGAGCAAGTCTAGGAAGCGAAAAACATCAAATGAAAACGAATCTGACGAGTTTGAATTTGTTGATGTTAATGATTCTTATTGGACGGACAGGATCATTCAGAACCATCCTGAAGAGCAGGCGCTGCAAGAGAATCTGAATGGAGGTGGAGTGCATCAAATGGTGGCTTATGAACAAGAAAAACCACCTGTGAAACCGGCGCGTAGATCAAACAAAAAACGTTTTTTTAGTAGTAACCATGAACTAGAGGCGAATGAACAATCAGAGCTCATAAAGAGGAGGCAGCAAAATTTGGCAACAGAAGTTTTGATGAGGTTTGCAGATGGAAGTTACTTCCCTTCAGAAATACATTTAAATAAAATGTTTAGACGGTTCGGGCCGTTAATGGAGTCAGAAACCGAAGTCGATAGGCAGAGTGGTCGGGCTCGAGTGGTGTTTAAAAAGTGTTCTGATGCGGAAATTGCCCATAGTAGTGCTGGAACATTTAACATTTTTGGTTCCATCGGTGTTCATTATGAGCTTAATTACACACCATTGATCTCATATAAGCCATTACCCCTGCCATTGACACAAGGACAAGATCAACCACATGCACG CTGA